In Alkalinema sp. FACHB-956, a single window of DNA contains:
- a CDS encoding carbamoyltransferase HypF: MHSILRQRLQVSGIVQGIGFRPFVYQLATELGLAGWVQNDAQGVVIEVEGTIDRLQQFSDRLQQDLPSHGQIQRITRTIVEYVDDRRTDCVDDYISNSGSGNVGNQVGNQVGNQVSNQPFEIRASQVQSATTLILPDLATCSACLRELFDPHDRRYRYPFINCTHCGPRYSILQRLPYDRPNTTMRDFILCDACRAEYDHPQDRRFHAQPIACPNCGPQLALWDQQGNPLATGDAALMATVAAIRQGKIVAIKGLGGFQFWVDAYNATAIAQLRQRKHRPDKPFALLYPSLAAIQADCQVSDRSAQILTAPAAPIVLLPHHRDWTCSHLQKALIAPHNPYLGVMLPYTPLHHLLMAELRSPVVATSGNLSGEPICIDEWEAVRQLSSIADYFLVHDRPIVRPVDDSVVQIITVRETGQSSEQAMLLRRARGYAPLPITINIPALRLESPVLAVGGHLKSTIALTIPDRVSDLGSKLESDPSPESSYNHDSNPVNILLSQHLGDLDNTATATTFHAMTESLQQIYEVHTPKIACDLHPDYFSTRYAQDKTIAPLGVQHHHAHIAACMAEHQLSQPVLGVAWDGTGYGADGTLWGGEFMITTLTDFQRLATFKPFRLLGGEKAVREPRRVAIALLYELFGTTVWEQGDTLDLPIVKAFTEQERSVFSQMLQRSINCPMTSSVGRLFDGVASLLDLVQISTFEGQAAMAVEFACVAGAIEASRHPSSYPFHLAQTLNPQDVPVVIDWQPIVQGILQDLQRSVSQSTIALKLHQTLVEIIVAIAQRSELSTIVLSGGCFQNQWLLEQSIQRLHHLGYPLYWPQKIPPNDGGIALGQAVVGLSHLAQDGKSMD, from the coding sequence ATGCATTCTATTCTACGACAACGACTCCAGGTTTCAGGAATTGTTCAAGGCATTGGTTTTCGTCCGTTTGTCTATCAATTGGCGACAGAATTGGGTTTAGCAGGCTGGGTACAAAATGATGCGCAGGGCGTTGTCATTGAGGTTGAAGGTACGATCGATCGATTGCAGCAGTTTTCCGATCGATTACAACAAGATTTACCCTCCCATGGCCAGATTCAACGGATAACTCGTACAATAGTCGAATATGTTGACGATCGTAGGACTGATTGCGTTGATGATTATATAAGTAATTCTGGAAGCGGTAACGTTGGAAATCAGGTTGGAAATCAGGTTGGAAATCAAGTCAGCAACCAACCCTTCGAAATTCGAGCGAGTCAGGTACAGTCCGCAACAACCCTGATTCTCCCAGACTTAGCAACCTGTTCTGCCTGTTTGCGGGAACTCTTTGACCCGCACGATCGACGGTATCGCTATCCCTTTATCAACTGTACCCACTGCGGGCCACGCTATAGCATTCTGCAACGCTTACCCTACGATCGACCCAATACAACGATGCGGGATTTCATTCTGTGTGATGCCTGCCGAGCAGAGTACGACCATCCCCAGGATCGACGATTTCATGCCCAGCCGATCGCTTGTCCCAACTGTGGGCCGCAGCTTGCCCTGTGGGATCAGCAAGGAAATCCACTGGCCACTGGAGATGCAGCCCTTATGGCAACGGTGGCTGCTATTCGCCAAGGGAAGATTGTGGCGATCAAAGGATTGGGGGGATTTCAATTCTGGGTTGATGCCTATAATGCCACCGCGATCGCCCAGTTACGGCAGCGGAAACATCGCCCTGACAAACCCTTTGCCCTCCTGTATCCTTCATTAGCTGCCATCCAAGCGGATTGCCAAGTCAGCGATCGATCTGCCCAAATCTTAACCGCTCCAGCAGCCCCGATCGTTCTGCTTCCCCATCACCGCGATTGGACATGTTCGCACCTACAAAAGGCTTTAATTGCCCCCCATAATCCCTATTTGGGCGTTATGTTACCCTACACGCCACTCCATCATTTGTTAATGGCGGAGTTACGCAGCCCAGTTGTGGCAACTAGTGGCAATCTTTCAGGGGAACCTATTTGTATTGATGAATGGGAGGCCGTTCGCCAATTAAGTTCAATCGCCGATTATTTTCTAGTCCACGATCGCCCCATTGTCCGTCCGGTCGATGATTCCGTGGTTCAGATCATAACTGTTCGGGAAACGGGTCAGTCCTCAGAACAGGCCATGCTATTAAGACGGGCGCGGGGCTATGCGCCTTTACCGATTACAATCAATATCCCTGCCCTCAGGCTTGAATCGCCAGTCCTTGCCGTCGGTGGGCATTTGAAATCCACGATCGCGCTAACAATTCCCGATCGTGTCAGTGATTTAGGAAGCAAGCTAGAAAGCGATCCCTCGCCTGAAAGTTCTTACAATCATGATTCTAATCCAGTAAATATTCTACTTAGTCAACATTTAGGGGATTTAGATAATACTGCAACAGCCACAACCTTTCATGCCATGACAGAGTCGCTACAGCAGATCTATGAAGTTCATACGCCTAAGATTGCCTGTGATTTGCATCCTGATTATTTTTCCACCCGGTATGCCCAGGATAAAACGATCGCGCCGCTGGGTGTACAACATCACCATGCCCATATTGCCGCCTGTATGGCGGAACATCAACTGAGTCAACCGGTTCTGGGCGTTGCCTGGGATGGGACAGGATACGGGGCCGATGGGACGCTCTGGGGAGGCGAATTTATGATCACGACCCTGACGGACTTTCAACGGTTGGCAACGTTCAAGCCCTTTCGATTACTGGGTGGAGAGAAAGCCGTGCGGGAACCCCGTCGAGTCGCGATCGCCTTGCTCTATGAACTCTTTGGGACTACCGTTTGGGAACAGGGGGATACGCTGGATTTACCGATTGTGAAAGCGTTCACAGAACAGGAGCGATCGGTCTTCAGCCAAATGTTACAGCGATCGATCAATTGTCCTATGACCTCGAGTGTAGGACGGTTATTTGATGGCGTGGCTTCTCTACTCGATTTGGTACAGATCAGCACGTTTGAAGGCCAAGCGGCAATGGCGGTGGAGTTTGCCTGTGTTGCAGGGGCGATCGAAGCTTCACGCCATCCGTCTAGTTACCCCTTTCATCTCGCTCAAACACTAAATCCGCAGGACGTCCCTGTAGTGATCGATTGGCAGCCGATCGTGCAGGGGATTTTGCAAGATTTACAGCGATCGGTGTCTCAATCCACCATTGCCCTTAAGTTGCACCAGACCCTAGTGGAAATCATTGTAGCAATCGCACAGCGAAGTGAGTTATCAACCATTGTGTTATCCGGTGGGTGCTTCCAAAATCAATGGTTACTAGAACAGTCTATTCAACGCCTACATCATTTAGGATACCCACTCTACTGGCCCCAGAAAATCCCACCGAATGATGGCGGTATCGCTTTGGGACAAGCGGTAGTCGGACTGTCCCATTTGGCTCAGGATGGGAAATCGATGGATTAA
- a CDS encoding TetR/AcrR family transcriptional regulator C-terminal domain-containing protein, translating to MPRKKQAPTKTSSPALPLSRDRVLQAALQLADREGLDALSMRNLAQKLSVQAMSLYNHVANKDDLIDGMVDLVVGEIVLPQITADWQSEMRKRAISAHQVLLDHPWATLPLVSRINVGPSMLRYIDATLGCLREAGFSWEMADHAWNAIDSHVYGFTLQELNFPIAAEDYATTAQAFLPLIPADQYPYMHAISQEVITKRYDGLHPFELGLDLLLAGLDQLRDRI from the coding sequence ATGCCCCGAAAAAAACAGGCTCCAACCAAAACAAGCAGTCCCGCGCTTCCCCTTAGCCGCGATCGGGTGTTGCAAGCTGCTTTGCAGTTGGCGGATCGGGAGGGATTGGATGCACTGTCAATGCGGAATTTAGCACAGAAATTAAGCGTCCAGGCCATGTCCCTGTACAACCATGTGGCGAATAAAGATGACCTGATCGACGGAATGGTTGATTTAGTTGTAGGGGAAATTGTATTACCGCAAATTACCGCAGATTGGCAGTCAGAAATGCGTAAACGAGCGATTTCAGCCCATCAGGTCTTGCTCGATCATCCCTGGGCCACGTTGCCCCTCGTTTCTCGTATTAACGTTGGCCCGTCTATGCTGCGCTATATCGATGCGACCCTCGGCTGTTTGCGGGAAGCTGGGTTTTCCTGGGAAATGGCCGATCATGCTTGGAATGCGATCGACAGCCATGTGTATGGATTCACCTTGCAGGAGTTAAATTTTCCGATCGCGGCAGAGGATTATGCAACAACCGCCCAAGCATTTCTACCCCTGATTCCAGCTGATCAGTATCCCTACATGCATGCAATCTCCCAGGAAGTGATCACAAAACGCTATGACGGATTACATCCCTTCGAACTTGGACTTGATTTACTGTTGGCCGGTTTAGATCAATTGCGCGATCGGATATAA
- a CDS encoding NAD(P)-dependent alcohol dehydrogenase, with protein MKAIVQSKYGSPAVLSVAEVAQPIPKANEVLVRVHAASVHAGDWHLMRGQPFLVRLIYGGWFTPKIPTIGTDMAGRVEAVGAAVTQFQPGDEVFGDLSACGFGAFAEYVAVPETALGLKPDNLTLEQAATVPVSALAALHGLRDVGQVQPGQKVLITGASGGVGSYAVQMAKAGGATVTAVCRPQKMAMVRSLGADEVVDSQQIPEADWQNQYDLIFDAAAYAPFDRLLPMLKPQGIYVMVGGDTWQIFRALLFGGWLSKRSQRQVKCLMSAPNQADLATLKAMIEAGQVRPVLDRRYPLSELPDAIRHLEQRQVQGKVVIVI; from the coding sequence ATGAAAGCGATCGTGCAATCGAAATATGGCTCTCCAGCGGTTCTCTCCGTGGCTGAGGTGGCGCAACCGATCCCGAAAGCCAACGAAGTTCTCGTCAGAGTCCATGCAGCTTCGGTTCATGCAGGCGACTGGCATTTGATGCGGGGACAGCCGTTTTTGGTGCGGTTGATCTATGGAGGCTGGTTCACACCCAAAATCCCCACGATCGGGACGGATATGGCGGGACGGGTGGAAGCCGTGGGGGCAGCAGTGACGCAGTTCCAACCTGGCGATGAGGTGTTTGGGGATTTGTCAGCCTGTGGGTTTGGGGCGTTTGCGGAATATGTGGCAGTTCCAGAGACGGCATTGGGACTGAAGCCGGACAATTTGACCTTGGAGCAGGCGGCTACGGTGCCTGTGTCTGCCTTGGCAGCGCTGCATGGCTTGCGGGATGTGGGACAGGTACAGCCGGGACAGAAGGTCTTAATCACAGGGGCATCGGGGGGCGTCGGTTCCTATGCGGTGCAAATGGCGAAAGCGGGGGGCGCAACGGTGACGGCAGTCTGTCGTCCCCAGAAGATGGCAATGGTACGATCGCTGGGGGCGGATGAAGTGGTGGATTCTCAGCAAATTCCAGAGGCGGATTGGCAGAACCAGTATGACTTAATTTTTGATGCAGCGGCCTATGCGCCTTTCGATCGTTTACTTCCAATGCTGAAGCCCCAGGGAATCTACGTCATGGTGGGCGGGGATACGTGGCAAATTTTCCGGGCGTTGCTATTTGGGGGGTGGCTGTCGAAACGCAGTCAACGCCAAGTGAAATGTTTGATGTCTGCGCCGAATCAAGCGGATTTAGCCACATTGAAAGCGATGATTGAAGCGGGACAGGTGCGACCTGTGCTCGATCGTCGCTATCCCCTCAGTGAGCTACCTGACGCAATTCGTCATCTAGAACAGCGGCAGGTCCAGGGCAAGGTGGTAATCGTGATTTGA